Below is a window of Candidatus Trichorickettsia mobilis DNA.
TGCCGGTATAGCTTTTTTAATCATAAATAAGTTAATTTCTACGCTTGGCACTACATCTGATGACGATCCGGCTAAACGTAATTCTTATTTTGGTGAAAATGCTTCACTAAAAGATGTTACTAATACTACCGTAAATTCCACGAATAGCGCAGGGATAATAAAACCCAATTTCCTAAAAAAGAAAGTGCCGGATACTATTGTTAATCTTCCTGAGCTGATCATAATGGATAATGAACAGGCGATAATTCAGGGATTAACTGAGTTGCGCGATCGTATGCCATCTTTCAACCCAGGTAATTTTCTACGTAATGCAAAATCTGCGTTTAAAATGATCATAGAAGCTGGAGTCAACAATAATACAACAATGTTAGAAGAACTGGTTGATAAGAGATATTTGTCTCTATTTTCTGATATAGTATCCAGTTATGGTAAAATTCAGGAAACTACTAATCTAGAAGCTAAAATTTCAGAAATTTATATGTTTGGTAATAATGTTTTCATTAAGGTGATATTTAACGGCACTGAAGTAACCAATAACATTGCAAATTTATATGAAGAATGGACTTTTAGTAAGAGCCTTATTGCCATGAATAATAATTGGTATCTTAATAATATTGAAAGATTGCAATAAGTTTGTCCATGTCATCACGAGGAGTCGTTAGGCTCCGTGGTGATCCAAAAATCAGCTCAAGTAAGAGAAAGACGTATCTTAAGACTTGATTGCTTCGATTTTTAATAAAATCTCGCAATGATGATTTTTTCTAAAAACCGTGAACGCCACGCTCATGAAACTGACACTAATTTATCTTATCAAATTTTATCAGTTCTTTATTTCTCCATGGTTAGGTAAGAATTGTCGTTTTTACCCTTCCTGTTCTGAATACGCAAAAGATGCAATTATGGTACATGGTTGCTACAAAGGTGTGTATTTAGTACTATATCGAATTATCAGGTGCCAACCATTATGTAATGGTGGCTATGATCCAGTACCACCATTACCATCACTTGATCAAGATAATCACAAAAAGTAATCTAGATTCTATGGCTAATAATTCTAACGTCACAGGTCACAATTTAATCAAATCTTTACTAGATTCTATACCAACTTTACCTGGTATATATAGAATGCTCGATTGTAATCAGCAGATTTTATATATTGGTAAAGCCAAGAATCTTAGAAAACGTCTGGCAAATTATACTAAACATGATTTAACTACTAAAATAACGATCATGATTGCCTTAATAAGTGATATTGAATACACAATTACAAGTTCGGAAGTTGAAGCTTTATTACTTGAAGCGCAATTAATTAAGAAATGGCAGCCCAAATTCAATATTTTACTCAAAGATGATAAGTCATTTCCTTACATAAAGTTACGGTTAGATCATGATTATCCGCAATTGATAAAATATCGTGGACAAGATTTAACTAATGGTAAATTTTTTGGACCTTTTACTTCTTCCAGTCAAATTGATATAACGCTCTTAGAATTACAAAAAATTTTTAAACTAAGGTCATGTACAGATAATTTCTATGCCAATAGAAAACGTCCATGCCTGCAATATCAAATTAAACGTTGCTACGCTCCTTGTGTCAATAAAATTTCAGCACCGGATTATGCTGATTTAGTGCTCCAAGTTCAAGATTTCTTATGTGGCAAAACTCAACATTTACAACAACGATTAGCACAAAATATGGAAATATTAAGTGCTAATCTGAATTTTGAAGCAGCAGCAGAAATCAGAGATAGAATCAAAGCACTAAGTTATATCCAGCTTAAATCAGGAGCCACCATTAATGAAGATGTTGATATAATTGCCATTGCAGAGATTCATGGTCATTATTGTATTGCAGTGTTTTTGTATCGCGGTGGCCAAAGCTGCGGAAGTAAATCGTATTTTCCATATATTCCTGAGTATAGTAATAAGGTTGAGGTACTAACAGCCTTCCTCAGTCAATTTTATCATACTCACTCGCCACCAAAAGCAATAATCTTGAGTGACGCTATCCCACAATCAGGATTACTTGCAGAAAGTATCAATAAGTTACACCAAACTAAATCAATTATTATAATCCCTAAAGGCGGCATTAAACGTGATTTAGTATTAAATGCTTACACTAATGCACAGCTGGCGCTAGAACAAAATATTCAAAAATCTATCAAACATCAGACAATCTTTGCAGAAATCAGGCAACTATTTGGATTAAAAATTGTTCCTGATCGTATTGAAGTTTATGATAATAGTCATATTATGGGTGAATTTGCGGTTGGCGCTATGATAGTGGCGACTCCTAATGGTTTTGATAAAAAAGAATATAGGTTATTTAATATTTCACAGCTAAAATCTGCTGGTGATGCCAAAATAGGTGATGACTATCAAATGCTAAGAGAAGTCATGACACGTAGATTAACTCGTCTACGTAAAGATCACACAAAAATACCAAGCTTAATCATTATCGACGGTGGTAAAGGACATTTATCGGTTGTCCAAAAAATCATGCACGAATTCAACTTATCTATACCTTTCGTTTGTATGTCTAAAGGCTTGATTAGAAATGCCGGGCACGAACAGTTTCATTTACCAAATCAAGAATCATTTACTTTGGATAATCAGACATTATTAATGAAATATCTTCAAATATTACGTGATGAGGCTCATAATTTTGCAATTAATGCGCATCGAGCCAAACGTTCAAATGCTATTAGAATATCTAAATTAGATGATATTCCTAACATTGGACAAATAAGAAAAAAAGCCCTACTTAATTATTTTGGTTCATATCAGACTATCTGTGAAGCAACTATTGATCAATTATCACAGGTACCTGGCATTAATCGCAGAGTAGCAACCACTATATTTAACAACTTACATCTATCTTCTTAGGTTTATTTATGATAAGGATGATTGGTTAAAATTGTTTGGGCTCGATAAATTTGTTCAAGCAAAATAACTTTTGCCAATTGATGAGGAAAAGTCATAGTTGATAAACTAATTTTATTATCTATCGTCTCTAATATTGAAGCATCAAGACCAAAAGCTCCCCCAATAATAAAATCTATACCATGTATTATCTGGCTATCTATTAAACCAGCAAAATCATAACTTGAAAGGCTTTTACCATTACTATCCAAAATTATTCTGGATGATTTATGGCGATAACGCTGAACAATTAATTTTGCTTCAAATTGCTTAATTTGTGTTGTCGGTAATTTCTGTGAGTAGGTAATTTCTGTTGAGTTTATTCGCCATCTAATCATTTTCTGATAATCATCAGCAATATGTTGATAATTTTCTGATAATTTCCCTATTGAAATAATATGTATGATTTTACCCATTACTTTGAGTATCAGCTCTCAGTATGAAATCTAATATTAGGTACCTTCAAATAATGTACCACAAGTTTAGTGATAAAGGCACCACTAGCAATAAGAATAACCATATATCTGATAGTATCAGGATTTGGATTATGTGCATTCATATCTAAAAATATACTAAACACTAACCCCCACAATATAGCTATTTCAGCATTAAACCCTCCAGAGATACAAGAAATAATCCTATCCTGTCTTAATAAATCTCTTAAAATTCCACCACCATTTGAAGTCAAGAAAGCAAAAAATGGTCCCCATAACTCAACCGGTTCTATCCTCATCATAATTACTACGGAGACTCCAATTACTATCATTGCAGCTTGTCCCATAGCATCACATACTATCAGTAAATTAGTCCAGAATTTCTGTATAAAACTATCAGCAGCAGAATTATTATTATAATAATTAAGTAATCTTACTGCAGCAAAACCGATAACCACAACAATCAATATATAATACATATATGATGGCGTCAGAATAATGCCAACTGTTTCTCGATTTACTATAACATCACGCATAATTCCACCACCTACTGATGGCAGCATTGCCAACAAAAAAGTACCAAATAAAGTTAAATTTTCTTTAGCTGCTATTGCAATTCCTGAAATTGCAAAAGCTATAGTACCAATCATACCTACCATATAAAACCACTGTGAATCGATAGTTTGTAGTAATAATACCGGATATACATAATTTTTTACTATATTTTTATATTCAGGACTGATAACAAATTTTTGAATTTCCTGATTAAAATGATCAACTAATTCTAGTGGTACAGTTTGTTTACTAAACATGAAATGAATTGGTGTTTTGATATTTAACTGGATCTCACGTACTTTATCTCCAGCACCACGGTTTAAAATTATAGCTGCACCAACAACTCGATCAGCCATAAATCCATCAATTTCACCACGCAACAATGCTCGTAATGACTCTGTATCATTTTCATATTGAAACAATATATCACTATTTGCATTATCTGCTATAAATTCATTAATCTTTGCATCAGCATAGATAAAACTTTTAGTTACTCCCAAACGAAAATTTTGCAGTCTTATCTGTGCTAAATACTCTGAAATATTATAAAAAACTAATTTCTTTTCTGTACTCTTTAACACAAATAAAGAATTTTCTTCAAATCTATAAGGTATAGAAAAATATACGAATTGTGATCTTTCTTCAGTATAAGTTGCGCCAGCAGCCCTGTCTCTTTTACCTTCTTTAAGCTCCCTTTGATGCCTAGTCCAGGTAATAGGATCATATTTGATCTCGACACCCACCCGCTCTGCTATAGCCTTACCAAGTTCTATATCCATACCTGTCAATGTATAACCACCGGAGGTAATTCGATTAAACTGATAGGGCTCCCATAAATACCAACCGTTGGTCAACACTTGTTTATCAGAAGCATCTATACATTTATCCAAGCTAATATCCTGGAGAGTAGCAGGAGGCTTTGCGGCGGCAGAGTACTCTGCAATAGCAAAGATAGTAAAGGACGGTAATATAACGAGAAACAATACTACAATTTTAATGTATTTAAATAATAGCACTCTCTTATAAACAACTACTGCGAGAAGTTTAAGAAACACAAATTTCAAGAATTGTCTAATATTGATCATAGTTTATGATTAAATAGAAATTTGCTAAATTACATTTTTAAAGATGCTGTTTATCTCAAAAGCTTGTTCAGAATAGCTAAACAATCAGATTATTGAAATTGCAGACGCAAAACAAACAAAATCACTATGTAGTAAATAAAATAGATGATACTTTTGTTGTTCTCGGCACAATTAATGCAGTTTTTGCACCAAGAGCTCTCCGTCATGAAATTTAACACTAAATTTATTATCAAGAATAGCTTCTTGTCGCGATGATACTATTTTACCATCCTCAGTTTTAATCATAGTAAAGCCACGCCTTAATGTATTATTATAATCTAAACTTGACAATAATTGGGAATTTAAATGCAGTTTATAATTATAATTATCAAAAATTTTATTAAATGATCTCGTCAGATTATCATGTAAATTATTTAGTTGTAATGAACAATAATCAATATAATGCCCCGGATTTAGCCGATTTATAGTTAACTGAGTAACAATACTGGACTTGAATTGCAATAAATTTGGCATAGACTCTAGCAATCTTAAGCCTAACTCATCAACTTTTTGTGCACCAGTTTCTATATAATATGTAGGATAACGCAGTATCTTAACATAACTTCCAATAACCTGTTGTTGATATTTTAACAACTGAGTTATACTATTTAACAGCCTATTATAGTGCATTTTTAAAGTATAATGTAAGTCGGTAGCTACAGGTACAGCAAATTCTGCTGCAGCGGTAGGCGTAGGAGCTCTCTTATCAGCAGCGAAATCTATAAGCGTATAATCAGTCTCATGACCTACAGCAGAAATGATAGGGATGTTGGAAGCAACTGTACTTCTTACTACTATCTCCTCGTTAAATGACCATAAATCTTCAATTGAACCACCGCCTCTAGCAACAATAATTACATCTGGTTTATACTCATCATCCAAATTATTAAAACCAGAAATCGCTGATGCAATTTCAGCTGCCGAATTTTCTCCCTGTACAGTAACCGGCCAAATAATAATACTCGTCGGCAAACGATTAACAATACGATGAATAATATCTTTAATGACTACTCCAGTAATTGAGGTAACAACTCCTATTCTTTTAGGCATGAAAGGCAAAGGCTTTTTATTTTCTATAGCAAACAATCCTTCTTTTGCCAACTTTTCCTGACGCTGCGTTAAAATCTGCATCCATAAACCATCACCAGCAGCGTCAATTTTTTCTACAGATAATTGATAACGTGATTGCCCTGCATATGCAGTAACTTTTCCTGTAGCAATAACTTCCATACCGTCTGCAAGCGGCACTTTGAGTTTTGCTAAAGTTGGACGCCAGCAAGTACAACCAAGAACAGCTAAATGATCTTTTAAATTAAAATAAGCATGACCAGAACTAGCAATTTTTAGCCCAGAGATTTCTCCTCTAATTCTAACTACGCCCAGATTAAGTTCTAGCAATTCCTTAATGATATTTGAGATCTCATTTACTGAAAATTCTTTTAAGGATTGAGAATTTGTTAAACTATTGGCTAACATGGTCTATCTTAAATATATCAATTAAATAAGAATTGCTTGATCTGAGATAAGGGCTTTACCTGAAGCAATCCAGTTATCATATGAGTTTTTTCTGGATTGTTTCAGACAAAACTTCTTCATTGCGAGCCGTCGTTAGACGGCATGGCAATCCAGAAAATGATAAAAAGACTGGATTGCTTCAGGCGATGCCTTGCAATGACGGCTTGGTTTATATTATACCTCTCTCTTCGCTGAGTTTGTAAAAAAGGTATATTGATCTCACTTATCTTAACTTGACGTGTACGATTTGGTGAGCCCCTCTCAGAGGATAATTAATAACAAATTTTATTTTTTACGCCAATCATCTATACTCCTAAGTTTTCTAGTCGTAGGTATTTCTTCCTCAGCATTCTTAGGTTTATATTCAGGCATATTACTTTCTTTACGTTGCTGGTTAATTCCATCTACATGTTTAGTAATTTCTTCTGCGATTTGAGCTTTACGTTCTTCAATCTTCTCAAGAATTTGATTACTATAGCTAAACTCATTAACTGTTTTTTTCAAATCTTCTACTTCTTTTTTAGCTTTATGTACATCTACAGTAATATCTTGATTATAATATTTTTCTAGTAACATTGGTAATTCTTCTGGTTTAATATCATCTCGCTTGTAATGATCTTTTAATAAATCATATTTTTCCTGATATACTTTCTGAATACTCTCCGCAGCCTTTTCATTCATTGCCTCATAATAATCCTCTTTACGTATATATCGATCATTATCTATTAATTCCTGGCGAATTTCGTAAGCTCTATTAATCATATCTCGTGATTGAGAATCTGTAGCTTTTTCACGCATAAATTTCTCGCCCATTAACACCGGGCTCTCTCCATTCTGACCTTCTTCTGCTAATTTATTACGAACATCATATTCAAGTTTTTTCCTGGATAATTCCTGATAATGATTTAACAACTCGGTATTACCAGAAGCCTCAAGTTTTGCTAAATATTCTGGGCGCAGAACATCATCTCCAGCACTTATTGTTGCCTTATCTAACTGCATCTTAAGTTCTTTATATTCCGTTTCTCGTTCCTGATCTCGCAAAGATTCATTATAAGTTCTAAGTCTAGGATCATTTAAATCAAAATCATGCCATACCGCTCCTACTTCTCCAACTCTATCTTTACCTACAACCGCAGCCATAGCATCTCTCTTTAACCCTTCATACCCTGAATATAATTTTTCTCCGATACTGCGACGCTTGGCAGTTTTTAATTTTTCACGCTCCTCTATACGATTATTAAGTTCTTGCATACTACGTAGCGCAGAAAATCGCTTACCAATAAGGCCCACTCCACGCTTTGACATTTCTTGGTGTGCATTAACATATGCTTTTTTGAAATCTTCAGTCGCCTTAGCATTAGCAGACAAAGTTCTTAATGACTCACCCTTCTCGGGTTTTAACAATTTATCTACCTCGGCTTTTTGATCTTGGTTTAACTCATTATATTTCTTGCCTTTAAACTTTAATCCCGCAACATCATTATTAACATCATTAAAGCTTTTGTTCGCTAAAGTTTTAATCTTTTCATCTAAAGCTTCCTTACTTAGCTTACCTTCTGTAAGACCATTGTTAATTTCAGTCATTTGTTTTTGTAAGGCTTCTTTATACTTTTGTGGTGCATCTGCAAATGCAACTACATCCTTCTGTTCCATACCAGTAGTTTTTTTCACCTCCGCTAACACTGCCGCATTAGCAGATTTTGGATCAAGAGCTTTGTTCGCCAACCTAGCCTTTTGCTTATTTTCATACCAACCAGCAGCAGCATTAGAAGCCATATCTGGTATTCCTTTTACTGC
It encodes the following:
- a CDS encoding TIM44-like domain-containing protein, encoding MSVQLLELLFFAGIAFLIINKLISTLGTTSDDDPAKRNSYFGENASLKDVTNTTVNSTNSAGIIKPNFLKKKVPDTIVNLPELIIMDNEQAIIQGLTELRDRMPSFNPGNFLRNAKSAFKMIIEAGVNNNTTMLEELVDKRYLSLFSDIVSSYGKIQETTNLEAKISEIYMFGNNVFIKVIFNGTEVTNNIANLYEEWTFSKSLIAMNNNWYLNNIERLQ
- the uvrC gene encoding excinuclease ABC subunit UvrC, producing the protein MANNSNVTGHNLIKSLLDSIPTLPGIYRMLDCNQQILYIGKAKNLRKRLANYTKHDLTTKITIMIALISDIEYTITSSEVEALLLEAQLIKKWQPKFNILLKDDKSFPYIKLRLDHDYPQLIKYRGQDLTNGKFFGPFTSSSQIDITLLELQKIFKLRSCTDNFYANRKRPCLQYQIKRCYAPCVNKISAPDYADLVLQVQDFLCGKTQHLQQRLAQNMEILSANLNFEAAAEIRDRIKALSYIQLKSGATINEDVDIIAIAEIHGHYCIAVFLYRGGQSCGSKSYFPYIPEYSNKVEVLTAFLSQFYHTHSPPKAIILSDAIPQSGLLAESINKLHQTKSIIIIPKGGIKRDLVLNAYTNAQLALEQNIQKSIKHQTIFAEIRQLFGLKIVPDRIEVYDNSHIMGEFAVGAMIVATPNGFDKKEYRLFNISQLKSAGDAKIGDDYQMLREVMTRRLTRLRKDHTKIPSLIIIDGGKGHLSVVQKIMHEFNLSIPFVCMSKGLIRNAGHEQFHLPNQESFTLDNQTLLMKYLQILRDEAHNFAINAHRAKRSNAIRISKLDDIPNIGQIRKKALLNYFGSYQTICEATIDQLSQVPGINRRVATTIFNNLHLSS
- the yidD gene encoding membrane protein insertion efficiency factor YidD, which produces MKLTLIYLIKFYQFFISPWLGKNCRFYPSCSEYAKDAIMVHGCYKGVYLVLYRIIRCQPLCNGGYDPVPPLPSLDQDNHKK
- the xseA gene encoding exodeoxyribonuclease VII large subunit — encoded protein: MLANSLTNSQSLKEFSVNEISNIIKELLELNLGVVRIRGEISGLKIASSGHAYFNLKDHLAVLGCTCWRPTLAKLKVPLADGMEVIATGKVTAYAGQSRYQLSVEKIDAAGDGLWMQILTQRQEKLAKEGLFAIENKKPLPFMPKRIGVVTSITGVVIKDIIHRIVNRLPTSIIIWPVTVQGENSAAEIASAISGFNNLDDEYKPDVIIVARGGGSIEDLWSFNEEIVVRSTVASNIPIISAVGHETDYTLIDFAADKRAPTPTAAAEFAVPVATDLHYTLKMHYNRLLNSITQLLKYQQQVIGSYVKILRYPTYYIETGAQKVDELGLRLLESMPNLLQFKSSIVTQLTINRLNPGHYIDYCSLQLNNLHDNLTRSFNKIFDNYNYKLHLNSQLLSSLDYNNTLRRGFTMIKTEDGKIVSSRQEAILDNKFSVKFHDGELLVQKLH
- a CDS encoding 23S rRNA (pseudouridine(1915)-N(3))-methyltransferase RlmH; translation: MGKIIHIISIGKLSENYQHIADDYQKMIRWRINSTEITYSQKLPTTQIKQFEAKLIVQRYRHKSSRIILDSNGKSLSSYDFAGLIDSQIIHGIDFIIGGAFGLDASILETIDNKISLSTMTFPHQLAKVILLEQIYRAQTILTNHPYHK
- a CDS encoding TRIC cation channel family protein; amino-acid sequence: MLLFKYIKIVVLFLVILPSFTIFAIAEYSAAAKPPATLQDISLDKCIDASDKQVLTNGWYLWEPYQFNRITSGGYTLTGMDIELGKAIAERVGVEIKYDPITWTRHQRELKEGKRDRAAGATYTEERSQFVYFSIPYRFEENSLFVLKSTEKKLVFYNISEYLAQIRLQNFRLGVTKSFIYADAKINEFIADNANSDILFQYENDTESLRALLRGEIDGFMADRVVGAAIILNRGAGDKVREIQLNIKTPIHFMFSKQTVPLELVDHFNQEIQKFVISPEYKNIVKNYVYPVLLLQTIDSQWFYMVGMIGTIAFAISGIAIAAKENLTLFGTFLLAMLPSVGGGIMRDVIVNRETVGIILTPSYMYYILIVVVIGFAAVRLLNYYNNNSAADSFIQKFWTNLLIVCDAMGQAAMIVIGVSVVIMMRIEPVELWGPFFAFLTSNGGGILRDLLRQDRIISCISGGFNAEIAILWGLVFSIFLDMNAHNPNPDTIRYMVILIASGAFITKLVVHYLKVPNIRFHTES